From a region of the Bradyrhizobium diazoefficiens genome:
- a CDS encoding AsmA family protein, whose product MRAVKFAGAALAAVIIVIALLLVVGIPSGFLTSTIAARVESATGYRLSIDGATKISLWPTLNVTLNDLTLADPKDRSGITRLTVDSVQADMSLSSVWSGRPEITELVVTRPVLYQPLLRERLPNARGSSKPLALDVDGASIDRVKVIDGEVAFSRARDRVESRISAINADAIVGRDRKVNVTGTARVGDHPTKFDIKATTPAPPADRPTIPVDFAIDMPDVLKSQLTGHAEMRLNGDVVMINGVNGRLGDGAFNGWASIDLASKPLVKVDLDFQRLAIPLAKSPEGAAGQPWSDAPIDVSGLNYVDAQLRISANEAVIGDARIAPLALDAKLAGGVLKAGTANLGAYGGQVSGEVILDATSGAPSFAMHSDLVGVRALPLLQGLAEFDRIDGKLQAKLALRSAGASQRAIMANMQGTAFVNFQDGALRGINVAQMIRSLATGTLSGWQENQDQSREQSTDLSQLSASFRIDKGQAVTTDLNLIGPLVRVTGAGTIALDTKMMGFRVEPKLVMTTEGQGRANEPVGFGIPVMIQGPWSQPRIYPDMAGILDNPDAAYARLREMGKGLFSPDGAGLGNILGSLGSNLGSNVGSNPGLGGTAAPGGGNANPQAQQPGQNNLLGGPLGEAIGNLIQQGLSSGAGRSRSLPATPATPAPQASPAAPALEDPPVAQQDSQPMNDLLRQLFNR is encoded by the coding sequence ATGAGAGCAGTGAAATTCGCCGGCGCGGCTTTGGCCGCCGTCATCATCGTGATCGCACTCCTGCTGGTGGTCGGGATCCCTTCGGGCTTCCTGACCTCGACGATCGCCGCGCGCGTCGAGAGTGCGACCGGCTATCGTCTGTCGATCGACGGCGCCACGAAGATCAGCCTGTGGCCGACGCTGAACGTCACGCTGAACGACCTCACGCTTGCCGACCCGAAGGACCGCAGCGGCATCACGCGCCTGACGGTCGACAGCGTGCAGGCCGACATGTCGCTCTCCAGCGTGTGGTCGGGCCGCCCTGAGATCACCGAGCTCGTCGTCACCCGCCCCGTGCTCTACCAGCCGCTGCTGCGTGAGCGCCTGCCGAATGCGCGAGGCTCGTCGAAGCCGCTCGCGCTCGATGTCGACGGCGCCTCCATCGACCGCGTCAAGGTCATCGACGGCGAAGTCGCATTCTCGCGCGCGCGCGATCGTGTCGAGAGCCGCATCAGTGCCATCAACGCCGACGCGATCGTTGGCCGCGACCGCAAGGTCAATGTCACCGGCACCGCGCGTGTCGGCGACCACCCGACCAAGTTCGACATCAAGGCGACCACGCCGGCGCCGCCGGCCGACCGGCCGACGATCCCGGTGGATTTCGCCATCGACATGCCCGATGTGCTGAAGTCTCAACTCACCGGTCATGCCGAGATGCGGCTGAACGGCGATGTCGTGATGATCAACGGCGTGAATGGCAGGCTCGGGGACGGCGCATTCAACGGCTGGGCTTCGATCGACCTTGCGAGCAAACCTCTGGTCAAGGTCGATCTCGACTTCCAGCGGCTGGCGATTCCGCTGGCGAAGTCGCCGGAGGGCGCGGCCGGGCAACCCTGGAGCGATGCGCCGATCGACGTGTCCGGGCTGAACTATGTCGATGCGCAGTTGCGGATCTCCGCGAACGAGGCCGTGATCGGCGATGCGCGCATCGCGCCGCTGGCGCTCGATGCCAAGCTTGCCGGCGGCGTGCTGAAGGCCGGCACCGCCAATCTCGGCGCGTATGGCGGGCAAGTGTCGGGTGAGGTGATCCTGGACGCGACCAGCGGCGCACCGAGCTTTGCCATGCATTCCGATCTCGTCGGCGTCCGCGCGCTGCCGCTGCTGCAGGGCCTTGCCGAATTCGACCGCATCGACGGCAAGCTGCAGGCCAAGCTCGCTTTGCGCAGCGCCGGCGCCAGCCAGCGCGCGATAATGGCGAACATGCAGGGCACGGCCTTCGTCAATTTCCAGGACGGCGCCCTCCGCGGCATCAACGTCGCGCAGATGATCCGCTCGCTGGCGACGGGCACGCTGTCCGGCTGGCAAGAAAACCAGGACCAAAGCCGGGAGCAGAGCACAGACCTGTCGCAGCTCTCGGCGTCCTTCCGCATCGACAAGGGGCAGGCGGTGACGACCGATCTCAACCTGATCGGGCCGCTGGTCCGCGTGACCGGCGCCGGCACCATCGCCCTCGACACCAAGATGATGGGTTTTCGCGTCGAGCCCAAGCTCGTGATGACGACCGAAGGCCAGGGCCGCGCCAATGAGCCGGTCGGCTTCGGCATCCCCGTGATGATCCAGGGCCCCTGGTCGCAGCCGCGGATCTACCCTGACATGGCCGGTATACTGGACAATCCGGACGCCGCCTATGCCAGGCTGCGCGAGATGGGCAAGGGCCTGTTCAGCCCTGACGGCGCCGGGCTCGGCAACATCCTGGGCAGCCTCGGAAGTAATCTTGGCAGCAACGTTGGCAGCAACCCGGGGCTCGGCGGCACCGCCGCACCGGGCGGCGGCAATGCCAATCCGCAAGCCCAGCAACCGGGCCAGAACAATTTGCTCGGCGGCCCGCTGGGGGAGGCGATCGGCAATCTGATCCAGCAGGGGCTTTCCAGTGGCGCCGGCCGCAGCCGCAGCCTGCCGGCAACGCCCGCCACACCGGCACCGCAGGCCTCGCCCGCGGCTCCGGCCCTGGAGGATCCGCCGGTCGCACAACAGGACAGTCAGCCAATGAACGACCTGCTGCGGCAACTCTTCAACCGGTGA
- a CDS encoding adenylate/guanylate cyclase domain-containing protein, whose product MAGANDKTRFLREGLFAKYVVSLVGLVVFVLAVNGAMETWISYRAIRTQQTDGLEDKAQAAARRIEQSISELERQISWVTTASRDTVEKRRADYAQLLQQVAVVNQLFQLNGEGREVLRVSRQSTTTGGNADLSRDVRFTETVARGVSYAPAWFAGRTPFMSISVAHSGFNAGVTVAEIDLGFLSEYLSDAQVGKAAFAYVVDPRGRVLATSSKGPEVGKDLSKLPQVAAAIAPGREPDTSGTDFNGQSVMSAASTVPKLGWSVLFEQPTTQALMPIRDQLVRIALLIGMGLMVAILAGTLLARRMIIPITALRDGAYRLGEGDFSHRIDVHTSDELEDLASQFNRMAGQIQETYSSLETKVEERTRDLAQSINELKVLEEVGRAVASSLDLNAVLATIAARAIEITHADAVLIYGFDAEKRRFNLVEADGIDKSADDGHVTIDEGENILSEAAASCTPIALPDLDHAAEQPLREVAIAAGFHSVLVVPLIDQQGTLGSLVVLRRASGEFGSSITGLMRTFANQAVLAMRNARLFTEVDHKGRELEAANATVRAQADKLRMQTEQLKDWNMSLEERVKTQLGEIERIRKLERFLAPQVAQLIASSDSPEGLLTSQRREVTVVFCDLRGFTAFTEATEPEEAMNVLREYHAALGELIFKYEGTLDKYAGDGVMILFNAPIQFEDHTKRAVKMAVEMRDTIGPLTERWRNRGHSLGFGIGIALGYATLGQVGFEQRLEYAAIGSVTNLASRLCGEARAGQIVVSRRVYGMVEPWVEARALDDLQLKGFNHPVLAMEILSWREEVEDVADAAAVRRRG is encoded by the coding sequence ATGGCAGGAGCGAACGACAAGACACGGTTTCTGCGCGAGGGTCTGTTCGCCAAATACGTCGTCTCCCTCGTCGGCCTCGTCGTGTTCGTCCTCGCCGTCAACGGCGCGATGGAGACCTGGATCTCCTACCGCGCCATCAGGACACAGCAGACCGACGGCCTGGAGGACAAGGCGCAAGCCGCCGCCCGGCGCATCGAGCAGTCGATCTCGGAGCTCGAGCGCCAGATCAGCTGGGTGACGACGGCCAGCCGGGATACGGTCGAGAAGCGCCGCGCCGACTACGCCCAGCTGCTGCAACAGGTCGCCGTCGTCAACCAGTTGTTCCAGCTCAACGGCGAGGGCCGCGAGGTGCTGCGCGTCTCGCGCCAGTCGACCACGACCGGCGGCAACGCGGACCTTTCCCGCGACGTGCGCTTTACCGAGACCGTCGCCCGCGGGGTCAGTTATGCGCCGGCCTGGTTCGCCGGCCGGACGCCGTTCATGTCGATCTCGGTGGCGCATTCCGGCTTCAATGCCGGCGTCACCGTGGCCGAGATCGATCTCGGCTTCCTCTCCGAGTACCTGTCCGACGCCCAGGTCGGCAAGGCGGCCTTTGCCTACGTAGTCGATCCGCGCGGCCGCGTGCTGGCGACGTCGTCGAAAGGGCCCGAGGTCGGCAAGGATCTGTCGAAGCTGCCGCAGGTGGCGGCCGCGATCGCGCCCGGCCGGGAGCCCGACACGTCGGGCACCGACTTCAACGGCCAGTCGGTGATGAGCGCCGCGAGCACCGTGCCGAAGCTCGGCTGGAGCGTGCTGTTCGAGCAGCCGACGACGCAAGCCCTGATGCCGATCCGCGACCAGCTCGTGCGCATCGCGCTGCTGATCGGGATGGGCCTGATGGTCGCGATCCTCGCCGGCACGCTGCTGGCCCGCCGCATGATCATCCCGATCACGGCGCTGCGCGACGGCGCCTACAGGCTCGGCGAAGGCGATTTCAGCCACCGGATCGACGTCCACACCTCGGACGAGCTGGAAGACCTCGCCAGCCAGTTCAACCGCATGGCCGGTCAGATCCAGGAGACCTATTCGAGCCTGGAGACCAAGGTCGAGGAGCGCACGCGCGATCTGGCGCAGTCGATCAACGAGCTGAAGGTGCTGGAGGAGGTCGGCCGCGCCGTCGCCTCCTCGCTCGATCTCAACGCCGTGCTGGCGACGATCGCCGCGCGCGCGATCGAGATCACCCATGCCGATGCGGTGCTGATCTACGGCTTCGATGCCGAGAAGCGCCGCTTCAACCTGGTCGAGGCTGATGGCATCGACAAATCCGCCGACGACGGCCATGTCACGATCGACGAAGGCGAGAACATCCTGAGCGAAGCCGCCGCCAGCTGCACGCCGATCGCGCTTCCCGACCTCGACCATGCCGCCGAGCAGCCGCTGCGCGAGGTCGCCATCGCTGCCGGCTTCCACTCGGTGCTGGTGGTGCCGCTGATCGACCAGCAGGGCACGCTCGGCTCGCTGGTTGTGCTGCGCCGCGCCAGTGGCGAGTTCGGAAGCAGCATCACCGGCTTGATGCGCACCTTCGCCAACCAGGCGGTGCTGGCGATGCGCAATGCGCGCCTGTTCACCGAGGTCGATCACAAGGGCCGCGAGCTGGAGGCGGCGAACGCGACCGTGCGCGCCCAGGCGGACAAGCTGCGCATGCAGACCGAGCAGCTCAAGGACTGGAACATGTCGCTGGAGGAGCGCGTCAAGACCCAGCTCGGCGAGATCGAGCGGATCCGCAAGCTCGAGCGCTTCCTGGCGCCGCAGGTGGCGCAGTTGATCGCCTCCTCCGACAGCCCGGAAGGCCTGCTCACCAGCCAGCGCCGCGAGGTGACGGTGGTGTTCTGCGACCTGCGCGGCTTCACCGCGTTCACGGAAGCGACCGAGCCGGAAGAGGCGATGAACGTGCTGCGCGAATATCACGCGGCGCTCGGCGAGCTGATCTTCAAATATGAAGGCACGCTCGACAAATATGCCGGCGACGGCGTGATGATCCTGTTCAACGCGCCGATTCAATTCGAGGACCACACCAAGCGCGCCGTGAAGATGGCGGTGGAGATGCGCGACACCATCGGACCCCTGACCGAGCGCTGGCGCAACCGCGGGCACAGCCTCGGCTTCGGCATCGGCATTGCGCTCGGCTATGCCACGCTCGGCCAGGTCGGCTTCGAGCAGCGGCTGGAATATGCCGCGATCGGCAGCGTCACCAACCTCGCCTCGCGCCTGTGCGGCGAGGCCAGGGCGGGCCAGATCGTGGTCAGCCGCCGCGTTTACGGCATGGTCGAGCCCTGGGTGGAAGCCCGCGCTCTCGACGATCTCCAGCTCAAGGGCTTCAATCATCCCGTGCTGGCGATGGAGATATTGAGCTGGCGCGAGGAGGTGGAGGACGTGGCGGATGCGGCGGCGGTGCGGCGGCGGGGGTAG